The Aerococcaceae bacterium DSM 111021 DNA segment CACAATAAAACTCTTGAGGAAGCTGAAGAGGTTATTTTATTAGCTATAGAATCATTTGAATTAAATAATGGACGATCGATAAATTATCTTATTGCATTACTTGAGGATTGGGAAGAAAAAGAATTGTATAGTGCTGAAGATATCAGAAAATATAGAAGGGATTATAAAAGAGGTTACACTGATGAAATGATAAATGAAATAGAATCAGTGCCTATGAT contains these protein-coding regions:
- a CDS encoding DnaD domain protein, coding for MGLKARNNQLRPIAISMSKLMNLHNKTLEEAEEVILLAIESFELNNGRSINYLIALLEDWEEKELYSAEDIRKYRRDYKRGYTDEMINEIESVPMINWLKDLQK